The Coffea arabica cultivar ET-39 chromosome 3c, Coffea Arabica ET-39 HiFi, whole genome shotgun sequence genome contains a region encoding:
- the LOC140038171 gene encoding uncharacterized protein yields MILRSGKEIQGPEPVISKDKDEEKIENELEKEDSNGADPKVFLDPIITVKTNPPPFPSRLEKSKKQDKEKEILEVFRKVEINIPLLDAIKQVPKYAKFLWDLCVNRRRLRGDERVIVGENVSAVLQRKLPPKCGDPGMFTIACRIGNTLIGKAMLDLGVSINVMPKSIYASLKLGPLKNIGIIIQLADRTNAYPDGLIEDVLVKINELIFPTDFYVLDMDDEHSHDPSPLLLGRPCLSTARTKIDVNKGTLSMKFDGEIVHFNIFESMKYPSESHAGSVFSINVIDSAVREVFEIEGKDELEVALTRHFESKMLSGAPMLELKPLPKHLKYAYLGEGETLPVIISASLSKIQEDKLIRVLRDHKQAIGWTIADIKGISPAVCMYRIRLEENAQPIRQAQRRLNPLMMEVVKKEIPKLLDVGIIFAISDSP; encoded by the exons ATGATCCTAAGGAGCGGGAAGGAAATTCAGGGGCCTGAACCTGTGATCTCTAAGGATAAGGATGAGGAAAAGatcgaaaatgagcttgagaaGGAGGACAGCAATGGTGCAGATCCAAAGGTATTTCTAGACCCAATAATTACAGTTAAAACTAACCCGCCTCCTTTTCCTAGTAGGTTGGAAAAATCGAAGAAGCAGGATAAGGAGAAGGAGATCTTGGAGGTTTTTCGCAAGGTTGAGATAAATATCCCCCTGTTAGACGCAATCAAACAAGTACCAAAATATGCCAAATTCCTATGGGACTTGTGTGTTAATCGAAGGCGGTTGAGGGGAGATGAGAGGGTCATTGTTGGGGAGAATGTGTCAGCGGTCCTGCAAAGAAAGCTTCCACCCAAGTGCGGGGACCCAGGTATGTTCACTATTGCTTGTAGAATAGGCAATACCTTGATTGGAAAGGCTATGTTAGATTTAGGAGTTTCAATTAATGTCATGCCGAAATCTATATATGCTTCTCTGAAATTAGGACCACTGAAAAATATTGGAATAATAATCCAACTGGCTGACCGAACCAATGCGTACCCTGACGGATTGATTGAGGATGTTTTagtaaaaattaatgaattgatTTTCCCTACTGATTTTTACGTGCTTGATATGGATGATGAACACTCTCACGACCCATCACCTTTACTGTTAGGAAGACCCTGCTTGAGCACAGCTCGAACTAAAATTGATGTAAATAAGGGCACCCTATCTATGAAATTTGATGGTGAGATTGTTCATTTTAATATTTTCGAGTCCATGAAATATCCTTCAGAATCACATGCTGGCTCTGTTTTCTCTATAAATGTTATTGACTCTGCTGTAcgagaagtttttgaaattgaaggtaaGGATGAGTTGGAAGTCGCCTTGACCAGGCACTTCGAGTCAAAGATGTTGTCTGGA gcacctATGTTGGAGTTGAAACCGCTGCCGAAACACCTTAAGTATGCATACTTGGGTGAGGGGGAGACACTCCCGGTAATCATCTCCGCGAGTTTATCAAAAATTCAAGAAGACAAATTGATTCGAGTTTTGAGGGACCATAAGCAGGCGATAGGATGGACCATCGCCGATATCAAAGGAATTAGCCCCGCGGTATGTATGTATCGAATTCGACTCGAGGAGAATGCTCAACCTATCCGTCAAGCTCAAAGGAGATTGAATCCCCTTATGATGGAGGTAGTGAAGAAAGAGATTCCAAAACTGCTGGATGTGGGGATAATCTTTGCCATATCAGATAGTCCCTGA